In the Hordeum vulgare subsp. vulgare chromosome 7H, MorexV3_pseudomolecules_assembly, whole genome shotgun sequence genome, one interval contains:
- the LOC123407187 gene encoding kinesin-like protein KIN-UB, translating to MASGARNGGLGSRTAAKMDRQQSSTATPKAPAGKPRLSAASGAYRRTSSGPLPAAGGRNSSESGVSSRVRVAVRLRPRNAEEQAADADFADCVELQPELKRLKLRKNNWESDTFEFDEVLTEFSSQKRVYEVVAKPVVESVLEGYNGTVMAYGQTGTGKTFTLGRLGDEDTAARGIMVRAMEDILADITPETDTVSLSYLQLYMEMIQDLLDPVNDNIAIVEDPRTGDVSLPGATVVEVRDQKSFMDLLRIGEAHRVAANTKLNTESSRSHAILMVNVRRAVKGRSEMNVSMSAENGHSSSMMDSLRPPIVRKSKLVVVDLAGSERIDKSGSEGHTLEEAKSINLSLSSLGKCINALAESSAHVPVRDSKLTRLLKDSFGGTARTSLVVTIGPSPRHRGETTSTIMFGQRAMKVQNMVKLKEEFDYKSLCRRLDIELDKLIAENERQRKYFDDEIERITAEAQYRVAEAEKECKISLENEKMKYHQEYLDSIKILEEKWKVHQQSPKKQIKEPEPTSNGDVQDLLQNEKMLRQSAEDESNDLKNQLSHWKKMEATATAEVVRLRRMLDTEASQKDKLEEEIAVLKSQLMQLSLDADETRMSLDTGDGPGKIFPGLDSLMSHSRNSQPREQSNGPKAPVAKLFEQVGLQKILSLLESEEPDVRVHAVKVVANLAAEEANQEKIVEAGGLTSLLMLLRSSEDETIRRVAAGAIANLAMNETNQDLIMAQGGVTLLSMTASDAEDPQTLRMVAGAIANLCGNDKLQTRLRGEGGIKALLGMVKCGHPDVLAQIARGIANFAKCESRAATQGNKVGRSLLVDDGALPWIVKNANNEAAPIRRHIELALCHLAQHEVNAKDIVSEGALWELVRISRDCSREDIRMLAYRTLTSSPTLQSEMRRLRIEC from the exons ATGGCGAGCGGCGCCAGGAACGGCGGGCTGGGGTCCAGGACGGCCGCGAAGATGGACAGGCAGCAGAGCTCCACCGCCACGCCCAAGGCCCCCGCCGGGAAGCCCCGCCTCTCCGCTGCCTCCGGCGCGTACCGCCGCACCAGCTCCGGCCCGCTCCCCGCCGCGGGGGGCCGCAACTCGTCCGAATCCGGAG TTTCAAGCAGAGTTAGAGTTGCTGTACGGCTAAGGCCTCGGAACGCAGAAGAGCAGGCGGCGGATGCTGATTTTGCCGACTGTGTTGAACTCCAGCCAGAG CTCAAAAGACTAAAGCTTCGTAAAAACAATTGGGAGTCCGACACATTTGAATTCGATGAAGTGCTTACAGAGTTTTCTTCGCAAAAGAGAGTGTATGAAGTTGTTGCTAAACCAGTTGTGGAG AGCGTTTTGGAGGGATATAATGGTACAGTTATGGCATATGGGCAGACTGGTACCGGCAAGACTTTTACGCTTGGGAGGCTTGGTGATGAAGATACTGCTGCACGGGGAATCATGGTCCGTGCAATGGAGGATATTCTTGCTGATATAACCCCTGAGACTGATACAGTATCACTATCTTATCTACAG TTGTATATGGAAATGATACAAGATCTCCTTGATCCTGTAAATGATAACATAGCCATTGTAGAAGACCCAAGAACAGGGGATGTTTCGTTGCCTGGGGCCACTGTAGTTGAAGTTAGAGACCAGAAGAGTTTTATGGACCTTTTAAGGATTGGTGAAGCTCATCGTGTTGCTGCAAACACAAAGTTAAATACAGAGTCATCTCGTAGTCATGCAATTCTCATG GTAAATGTCAGAAGGGCTGTAAAAGGTAGAAGTGAAATGAATGTTAGTATGTCTGCTGAAAATGGGCATTCATCTTCAATGATGGACTCTCTACGACCACCTATTGTCAGGAAAAGCAAGCTTGTAGTTGTAGACCTGGCAGGATCGGAGCGAATAGACAAATCTG GAAGCGAGGGTCATACATTAGAAGAGGCGAAGTCTATTAACTTGTCCCTAAGTTCACTAGGAAAATGCATCAATGCACTTGCTGAAAGTAGCGCACATGTTCCTGTTCGTGATTCCAAGCTTACTAGGTTGCTTAAAGATTCATTTGGAG GCACTGCAAGAACATCATTGGTTGTGACGATTGGTCCGTCTCCAAGACATAGGGGGGAGACTACGAGTACAATAATGTTTGGACAAAGA GCAATGAAGGTTCAGAACATGGTGAAATTAAAGGAAGAATTTGACTACAAAAGTTTGTGTAGGAGACTTGATATTGAATTGGACAAGTTAATCGCAGAAAATGAAAGGCAACGTAAATATTTTGATGATGAAATTGAACGAATAACAGCAGAAGCGCAATACCGTGTTGCTGAGGCTGAAAAGGAATGCAAAATTTCTTTAGAG AATGAGAAAATGAAGTACCATCAAGAATACTTGGACTCTATAAAGATACTAGAAGAGAAGTGGAAAGTACACCAACAATCACCCAAGAAACAG ATTAAAGAACCCGAGCCTACATCAAATGGTGACGTGCAGGACTTACTGCAGAATGAGAAAATGTTACGCCAATCTGCTGAAGATGAGTCCAATGACCTTAAGAATCAACTATCGCACTGGAAAAAGATGGAG GCCACAGCTACTGCTGAAGTAGTGAGACTCCGGAGAATGTTGGATACTGAAGCTAGCCAAAAAGACAAACTCGAAGAAGAAATAGCTGTTTTGAAAAGTCAGTTAATGCAGTTAAGTCTGGATGCTGATGAG ACAAGAATGAGCCTTGACACAGGAGATGGACCAGGAAAAATATTTCCTGGTTTAGATTCTTTGATGTCTCACTCTCGGAATTCGCAGCCTAGAGAGCAGAGCAATGGACCTAAGGCGCCAGTCGCTAAACTCTTTGAGCAAg TTGGGTTACAGAAGATATTGTCATTACTTGAGTCGGAAGAacctgatgttcgtgttcatgccgTGAAAGTTGTCGCGAATCTGGCAGCTGAAG AGGCAAATCAAGAAAAGATTGTGGAAGCAGGTGGCCTCACTTCCCTCCTAATGCTGCTTAGGAGCTCTGAGGATGAGACCATACGCCGAGTAGCAGCAGGAGCAATTGCTAATCTTGCAATGAATG AAACGAACCAAGATCTTATAATGGCTCAAGGTGGTGTAACCTTGTTGTCAATGACAGCATCTGATGCAGAGGACCCACAAACTCTAAGAATGGTGGCTGGAGCTATTGCTAACCTGTGTGGCAATG ACAAACTGCAAACTCGTTTAAGAGGAGAAGGTGGAATTAAAGCATTGCTGGGAATGGTTAAGTGTGGCCATCCTGATGTCCTCGCTCAAATTGCTCGTGGCATTGCAAACTTTGCAAAATGTGAATCTAGAGCAGCTACTCAAG GTAACAAGGTGGGGAGATCATTATTGGTGGATGATGGGGCACTTCCTTGGATAGTAAAAAACGCGAATAATGAGGCTGCCCCAATTAGGCGGCACATCGAGCTTGCACTCTGCCACTTGGCGCAACATG AGGTAAATGCCAAGGATATCGTGAGTGAAGGCGCGCTCTGGGAACTTGTTCGGATCTCGAGGGATTGTTCTCGGGAAGATATAAGGATGTTGGCATACCGCACGCTGACATCCAGCCCAACTCTTCAATCGGAGATGAGGAGATTGCGGATAGAGTGTTGA
- the LOC123410910 gene encoding transcription initiation factor TFIID subunit 14b-like, translating to MEPQPPSSPPPPAAAAATATAAPTPPPAPAPVPILLSDSPPAAAAGEPALTAAQKALRFKPTRSPEDPEKKNKKLKDVEISFPIVYGTISFWLGKKASEYNSHKWTVYIRSATNEDLSVIVKRVVFQLHPSFTNPTRVVEQPPFELSESGWGEFEIAITLYFHSDVCEKRLDLFHQLKLYPEEDAGPQSTKKPVVVETYDEVVFPEPTEAFFLRVQNHPAATVPRLPPGITLSSPGPMELMPHDKKRFDTKDHSLNQWFSNFSEADELLKLAAARQQVQAHIAKLRRQLSMIEGMPQQSRVISGPGQQFGHS from the exons ATGGAGCCGCAGCCGCCgtcctcgccgccgccccccgcggcggcggcggccacggcCACGGCTGCGCCTACTCCTCCTCCCGCTCCCGCTCCCGTTCCCATTCTCCTATCGGACTCGCCTCCTGCGGCCGCGGCGGGGGAGCCCGCGCTGACCGCCGCGCAGAAGGCGCTCCGCTTCAAGCCGACGCGCTCCCCCGAGGACCCCGAAAAGAAG AATAAGAAGCTCAAGGATGTGGAGATCAGTTTTCCAATTGTCTATGGAACCATTTCATTTTGGCTTGGCAAAAAAGCAAGCGA GTACAACTCTCACAAGTGGACCGTGTACATCCGTTCTGCAACAAATGAGGATTTGAGTGTCATAGTTAAGCGTGTAGTGTTTCAGCTTCACCCAAGTTTCACTAATCCAACAAGAGTTGTAGAGCAACCGCCTTTTGAGTTGTCCGAATCTGGATGGGGAGAGTTTGAGATTGCAATAACCCTTTATTTTCACAGTGATGTCTGCGAGAAGCGCTTGGACTT GTTTCATCAGCTTAAGTTGTATCCGGAAGAGGACGCTGGACCTCAGTCAACAAAAAAACCAGTTGTAGTGGAGACATACGATGAAGTTGTCTTCCCTGAGCCCACTGAAGCCTTTTTCCTGCGAGTGCAAAATCACCCCGCTGCTACCGTGCCCAGGCTACCTCCTGGTATAACATTGTCTTCTCCAG GTCCTATGGAACTTATGCCACATGATAAGAAGCGTTTTGACACCAAGGATCATTCTCTGAACCAGTGGTTCTCAAACTTCTCTGAAGCAGATGAACTTTTAAAACTGGCTGCTGCTCGTCAACAG GTGCAAGCTCACATAGCTAAGCTGAGAAGGCAGCTAAGCATGATAGAGGGAATGCCCCAGCAATCCAGAGTTATCTCTG GTCCTGGCCAACAATTTGGGCATAGCTAA